TCTCCTTCAAATACATCTCGTTCGAATCAAACAGAATGAATTTGCACAATAAGACAAATACAATCATACATACCGCGAGCCCCGACAAATTCTTTGTGCGAATGTTTCACAATCGGTTTATTTATTAATTCATACAGAATAACAATTTGCTATACTTGACCCGGACTATTCACAAGCAGCATCAATGAACCGTCGTCGATACGGCGTAAAAAAGCCGCGGGGGGATGATTCACCGACCCGCGGCAAACTATCCGTTCAAAGCCGTGTTCTTTCCAAACCGTTCCTAGTACACCGGTTCGATCCTTAAGGTGTAGTGGAAGGTTTTAATGACATTGTTTACTGGTTGCTTGAAAGAAAAAGAAAACTCTTCACCTGTCTGTGTCACCGGTATGTTTTTTGAATATACTAAAGTGGAACTGCTGCTGCCTCCGCAGGCGGTAGATGTGGTGTTTTTATGAACACTGATATCGAAGTAGCCGTCCGCGATATGTGCCTCATCCGGAAATACAAAAGTATATTCACCGGTTTGACCCTTATCGGGAAGCTTATAAACGACAGGATATGTCGTGTTCGCAATAGAGGTGTACTTCAATAGTATGGTTGCGTTGATTGAAAACCTGTTTGTACCCGATGCCGGTAGGCCAGGTGAGCACCAACCACTCACCGGATTACTCCCGCTGCTATCCTGTTGACTTGTCACAATCAGTTTATAATTTGTTTTCAGCGGCGCCGTCGTCGGATCAGGTTCTCCGTCTCCCCCGCATACCGTGACCTTTTTTTCGCTGTTGCAGACCATCTGCATGACCGTGTTGTCGCAGAGGTAATTCACCTGGTAGCTCAACGGTGAAACGGGCGTGCTTACCGTGTGGTTTCGGACATCCGTGAGGTAATTGGCGAACTCGAGGGGGTCAACGACCGCCGCGGCGGCGCTCTGGCTGTCACCCCCGATAATCACCGCCTTGATCGTGCAGCGGTTGATCACGTCCTGATCTTCAGTTGAAATAGTAACTTCAGCACCGCCGTGACCGAAGGGACCTGCTGCCGCTTTGAATCCGGCCTCGAATGCGTTCGTCACGGTTTCGACATCCTCTTCGGACTCGATGAAGAAAAGGGCCATCCGTCCGTAATTGATCTTCGCGACATATCCGGGCGAGACCAGGCCCGAAATCTGCCGGTGCAGGTCCTCGGCGGTCACCGAATCGGCAAAAAAGTCTTCAGGGGTTATCGGAATATCGATGGCGCAGTCATAGTAGACCTGGATGAATTTGTACAGGATCTTCGTTTTCATGCGGTAGCTTTCCCAATGGTAGATATCGTCGATCCATGATTTGAATATGCCCAAAAACGATGCGTCAGCGTGGATTCCGAACTCGCGCAGAAGATGCTCTCTGTCATAGATTTCATGGCAGGTATAATTCATATACGATGCCAAAGGGACATCCCTGTTTCTGAAAATAATTTCATTCAGCTTTTCCCGTGATTCTGAAAGGCATGGAGACGTCATTGTCGCCGCAACGGATTCCCCCGTGTTTTTAATCGAACACGAGATGGTCAACGGTTTCCGCTCGGCCATGATCGGCCGGTACTGGCCTGTTTTGATCGTTGCCCCGTCGATGAGGGACCCGGGCCAGATGACCATATTCTCGGGATCGAGTGAGAAAAGCTCGTTGAAACCGAGTTCGACCCGGTAGGAATAGACCCTGCACTCACCGTCATCGGATAATTCTTCGACAGCCCGGACATCCGCGTTATGCGGCGGCTGTTCGATTTTTCCAAGCCTGTCGATATAATGATCGAGCGGTTCGCCCGGATCGATACTGTCGCAGCCCGTTACCGCCATCACGATGGATACGGCAGCCATTATGATTATCAAAGATATTTTCTTCATTACTTCCTCCTTATATTATGTCACATGCTGTTATAACATTCTCGATTCATCGTCGTCCGGGGATACTCTCCCCGTCATTAAAAAATATAGTATATCATATTCTTTAAAATCCCGCACCTCCTTTTATATTTAATCAGATTCTCAGCAATTGCTTACATTTGAATAAGCGTTTGAGAAAAGGAAATCACGCGTTTTTTATCTTTTTTTTTACATCCCTCATCTTAAAAAAAACCGCATGATTGCCCCGTTTCGAACGCTTATATATAATGGAGGAAGATGGAGTTTACGCATGATTTCATACGACAACTCAAGGCCGGAAAAAAAGAGGCATTCGAACGGCTTTACGAACTCACCTGGGCTTCGCTTCTTGGCTTCATACAGTTCAAACTGCGTGGAAACCGGGAAACCTCGGAGGATATCCTTTCCGAGGTCTACTACGACGCCATGCTCTATGCCGGAACGCTGACCGCCGCCCACAACCTGATGTCCTGGCTTTACCGGATCGCGCGATCGAAGATCGTCGATTATTACCGGAAGATGAAGCGTGAAGACGCTTTGATACGGGTCCAGAAAACGATCGTGCGTGAGAAGAATATTCTCAACTATTTTTCCGATTCGCCTTCATCCGAGGTTCTCCGGCGGGAAGAAGACCTCATTCTCCGGATCGGGCTTTCACGGCTTTCCTCCGGCTACCGGGAAGTGCTGCGGCTGAAATACGAGGAAAAAAAGAGCGTGACCGAACTCGCGCGGGCAGCAGGAAAAACGGAAAAATCCATCGAATCGCTTCTCTTCAGGGCGAGGCGGAAACTCGAAGAGGAACTGCGCAGGGCAATGAAGGAAAAAATCTATGAGATACGGGAAGGAGGGGAAATCAATGCCGGAAAATCAGCGTGACGACCTGAAAATGGAACGTCTTATCGCGCGTGCACGGACGGCCCCGGACCTGCGTGAAGGGACGAAGGACAGAATTCTCGCCGGATTCGACTCGATCGGGAGGGGAAAGGGACGAAAGAGAAATCCTTTCCAATACCTCCGCTATCATCCGCGCGCGTTTCTCATCATCGTTATCCCCTTCTTCCTCCTCCTCTCCGTATGGGGAGCGTACCGGATCGTTCACGTTCCGCGGGAATATTATTCCCCGCTCGTTTTTTCATCCGGTGAGGCGCACCGTACCGGTACCCCGGAAACGCCCCTTGCCCCCGGAGATGAGATCGGTGAGGATGATACGGTCACGGTCGCCCCGGATGACGTATGCGATCTCGGCCTGGACGATACCCCCGTCTTCAGGTTC
The DNA window shown above is from Spirochaetales bacterium and carries:
- a CDS encoding thiol-activated cytolysin family protein, encoding MKKISLIIIMAAVSIVMAVTGCDSIDPGEPLDHYIDRLGKIEQPPHNADVRAVEELSDDGECRVYSYRVELGFNELFSLDPENMVIWPGSLIDGATIKTGQYRPIMAERKPLTISCSIKNTGESVAATMTSPCLSESREKLNEIIFRNRDVPLASYMNYTCHEIYDREHLLREFGIHADASFLGIFKSWIDDIYHWESYRMKTKILYKFIQVYYDCAIDIPITPEDFFADSVTAEDLHRQISGLVSPGYVAKINYGRMALFFIESEEDVETVTNAFEAGFKAAAGPFGHGGAEVTISTEDQDVINRCTIKAVIIGGDSQSAAAAVVDPLEFANYLTDVRNHTVSTPVSPLSYQVNYLCDNTVMQMVCNSEKKVTVCGGDGEPDPTTAPLKTNYKLIVTSQQDSSGSNPVSGWCSPGLPASGTNRFSINATILLKYTSIANTTYPVVYKLPDKGQTGEYTFVFPDEAHIADGYFDISVHKNTTSTACGGSSSSTLVYSKNIPVTQTGEEFSFSFKQPVNNVIKTFHYTLRIEPVY
- a CDS encoding sigma-70 family RNA polymerase sigma factor produces the protein MEFTHDFIRQLKAGKKEAFERLYELTWASLLGFIQFKLRGNRETSEDILSEVYYDAMLYAGTLTAAHNLMSWLYRIARSKIVDYYRKMKREDALIRVQKTIVREKNILNYFSDSPSSEVLRREEDLILRIGLSRLSSGYREVLRLKYEEKKSVTELARAAGKTEKSIESLLFRARRKLEEELRRAMKEKIYEIREGGEINAGKSA
- a CDS encoding FecR domain-containing protein; the encoded protein is MRYGKEGKSMPENQRDDLKMERLIARARTAPDLREGTKDRILAGFDSIGRGKGRKRNPFQYLRYHPRAFLIIVIPFFLLLSVWGAYRIVHVPREYYSPLVFSSGEAHRTGTPETPLAPGDEIGEDDTVTVAPDDVCDLGLDDTPVFRFFPSSRFTVTDNTASTDRLVIRLEAGSLYINRDPEKAGVKKVAIESGNYRFVLEGTRVLFESLPERLDVSCFEGRVRVIAEEDRRLRELFLLLAGEKIGIELGEAKGHYRIDPVTREDIRIDDAFIGFP